Part of the Pseudomonas sp. ADAK13 genome is shown below.
AATCAGCAGCACGCTGCCAAAGCTGCGGTTGAGCACCAGTTGCAGGCGCAGGATCGGCGTACTCGACCGGACCTGCCCAACGGCAATCAGGAAGAAACCGACGACCATCGTGATGCTCAGCCAGATGATCAATTGCGAATCAAACCAGTGTTCACGCTGGCCTTCTTCCAGCACCACGGTGAGCGAGCTCAGGCCCATCGCCAGGCCGAGGATGCCGAGCCAGTCGGCCTTGATGAACTGTTGAAGGTTCATGCGCTCGCTTGGCAAGCCGGTGATCAGCAGGGTGATCAAGGTAATGCTGACGGGCAGGTTGATAAAGAAACACCAGCGCCAGTTGATGTTTTCCGTGAGCCAGCCACCGATCACCGGGCCCAGCAGCGGGCCGAGAATCACCGTCATGCCGAACATCGTGGTGCCGATTGCGAGCTGGTGAGCGGGCAGGCGGGTACGCACGATGGTCTGGGCGGTCGGGATCATCGCGCCGCCGGCAAAACCCTGACCGATGCGCCCGGCGATCATCGCGCCGAGGCTTGAAGACAACCCGCAGAACATCGAGAAAAACGTGAACATCAATGCGGTGCCGATCAGGAACCGGCGCAGGCCGAACACCCGGGTCAACCAGGCGGCGAGGGGAATCATCACGATTTCCGACATCAGGTAACCGGTGGCGATCCACGTGCCTTCGGTGCCGGTTGCGCCGATCTGGCCCTGGATTTGCGGAAGCGCCGAGTTGGTGATCGAGATGTCCAGGGTCGCGAGTAACGCGCCGAGCGAGCCGGCGGCGACCGCGATCCAGTCCGTCAGCGAGGCGTTGCGCGGTTTTTCCGCGGGCACCTCGGCCAGGATTGCTTCAGCCATGGTCGGCATCTGCCTTGTGGGTACGGGTGTCGACTTCCACGGTGGCGGACAAGCCGGGCACGAGGGCCTGGCGAATGTCGTCATCCGGCAGGTCCAGGGAAATCCGCACGGGCACCCGCTGCACGATCTTGGTGAAGTTACCGGTGGCGTTCGATGGCGGCAGCAGCGCGAATTGCGCACCGGTGCCGGGTGACAGGCTGTCGATATGGCCTTGTATGTCATGGCCCGGCAGCGCGTCCACGTGCACGGTGACGGTCTGCCCGGCGCGCATCTCGCCGATCTGGGTTTCCTTGTAGTTGGCGGTCAGGTAGATCGCGCTCACCGGCACCACGGTCAGCAGGCGTGTGCCTGGCTGCACGTATTGCCCGACACGCACGCCACGGTCGGCCACGCGGCCGTCGAGGGGGCTGCGGATGACTGCGTCGTCCACATCCAGCTGGCTTTGCGCTTCGCTGGCCTTGGCCACGCCGAGTTGCGCCTGGGCCTGCTTGAGCTGGGCTTCCAGGGTGCCGTAGCGGGTCTGGCTGGAGCGCAACGCCGCCTGCTTGGCGGCCACGGTGCTGCGGGCTTGCGCCAGCTGATTGTTGAGTTGCGCGAGACGTTCTTCCGGTTCGGCCCCGGAACGCGCCAGCGGTGCATAACGCGCGACTTCGGTTTGCGCGTGTTGGGCGTCGGCCTGGGCGCCTTGCAGTTGGGCGCGGGCTTCGGCGATGGTCGAGTCCTGTTGCACGAGGTCGGCCTGGGCCTTGGCAAAGTCGGCCTCGCGGGCGGCAATCGTCGCCGAGGCTTCGTCACTGACTGCCTGGTATTTGCGAGCGTCCAGGCGTACCAGCACGTCGCCGCGCTTGACGTTCTGGTTATCGGCCACCAGCACGTCGGCGACGTAACCGTTGATTTTCGGCGCCACGCTGATGCTGTCGGCTTGCAGATAGGCGTCGTCGGTGGTCTCGATAAAGCGCCCGGCGAGCCACCACCAGGCGCCCCACGCCAGCCCGGCCAACAGCGCCACGCCGGCGAGTGACAGTAGAATCCGTCGGGCTTTGCCACGTTGGCCGTTGACGGTGGTTTCAGGAATGACCTGAGAAGAGGGAGGTGCAGCAGACATCAAGTCACTCCAGTTTTATATCAGTTGGAATAAATTCGTTTTTTCGCGAATTTTTGTCAACTGGTATATTTTGGTTACGTTAAAAAAATGGAGTTGCACATGGCACGACACAAACCAGCCGCCGAAGGGGGTTATCAGCGGGGTGAAGAAACCCGCGCACGTATTGTCGAGGCGGCCGTCGGGGTATTTGGCGAGCGTGGCTACGACGGCGCGTCCACCCGGGACATCGCGAACGCGGCCGGGGTCAATGCGCCGGCGATCCAGTATTACTTCGATGGCAAGGAAGGCGTGTACCTGGCGTGCGTGGAGCACTTGATCACGCTGCTGTGGCGAAAAATGGCGCCCACCGTTGAAGCGGCAGAAAGCGCATTGGCCGGTGAGGGCGCTAACGATCAGGCGCTGATCGAAGCCTCATTGGGCATTCTCGGTGCGGTGGTTTCAACGATCCAGGACAGCCCGCAAACCACGGCGTGGCGGGCGTTTCTTGACCGTCACCAGGCGGGACTCTGCCCTGAAAGCGCGACCATGGCGTTCGAAGAACGCTTCAAGGCGCGCATTGCCAATGTCATCCGGCTGCTGATCGCGCGATTGTCGGGCCTTGCCGTCGAGGACGATCGCACGGTGATTCATTCGATGGCGCTGTTCACCCAAGGGCTGGCCTTTCGGGTACAGAAACCCAAGCTGCTCTCGGCCCTGAACTGGACCGAAGTGAACCAGAAGGAAATGGAACTGGTGCGCGACGTGGTGCTGACACAGGCACGGTTTACCCTGGAAGGGCTGGTCCGGCACCGGGACCGACGCTGACCTCAGCGCTTGCTGAACGCCAGACGGGCCGCAAACAGCACAAAGATCAGGCCGGTGGTGCGGTCCATCCACTGGATCACTTTTTCGCGCCGCAGCACGCCGGCCAGTGGCTGCGTGGCACCGATCAACACCAGCGCCCAGATCAGGCTGATGACCACGTGGATGCTCACCAGCCCGAATGTCCATCCCACCATAGAGTGGCCTTGGGGGATGAACTGCGGCAGGAAAGACACGTAGAAAATCCCGATCTTGGGATTCAGGACGTTGCCCAGCATGCCTTTCAGGAACCAGTTGGCGCCGGGTTTTCCGTCGGCCTCGACAGACGCTAATGAGCGACGCGGGCGCACCAGCATGTTCAGGCCCAGCCACGCCAGGTAGGCCGCGCCGCAATACTTCAAGACGTTGAAGGCCACCTCGGACACGGCAATCAGAGCGCCCAGCCCAAAGGCCACTGCCGCGCCCCACAGCAAACAGCCGGCGTTGATGCCCAAGGTGGCGCGCAACGCCTGTTGTTTGCCTTCGACCGTCGCGGTGCGCAACACCAGGGCCGTGTCCAGCCCGGGTGTGAGGGTCAACAGCGTCGCGGCGAAGGTGAAGGCGAGCAGGTTATCGGCGATGGACATGGGCGGGGCACGTTGAGGTGAGCGTGGATGCACATTAGCACATGCCCGGTGCGGCACCGTTCGTCCGTCATGTGGCGAATCGGTTGAACGCATGTCCGGCTCTGTCGGACAGACACCTATGAGCGGGCGAAACGCGTGCCGTTTTTATACCTGTCGCACATCCATCACTCAGGGGAAAAACATGACAGTTCTGGTAACCGGAGCAGGCACAGGGTTTGGCTTTGAAGTGGCCCTCAGACTCGCCGACAAAGGCCTGGATGTGATCGCCGGCGTGGAAATCGTGGCGCAGATACATGCGCTGGAACAAGAAGCCAGACGCCGGGGTGTGAGCCTTCGAATAGAAAAACTCGACGTGACCGACGAAGGCGACCGGCGCAAGGCCGCGGAGTGGGAGGTGGAGGTGCTGTTGAACAATGCCGGCATTTCTGAAGGCGGCTCGACACTGGATATTCCTGCCGAAAATCTTCGACGCCAGTATGAGGTCAATGTAATTGGCCCCTTGATGCTGACCCAACTGATCGCCAAGAAGATGGTCCTGAAGCAGCAGGGCAAGATCGTCTTCATGTCCTCGGTGGCAGGCCTGACCGCTGACCCGTTTGCCGGGGCATACGCCTCGTCGAAACATGCCGTGGAAGCGATTGCCGAGGCGATGAGCCAGGAACTCAAGGAGTTTGGTATTGAAGTGGCAACCGTTAACCCAGGGCCTTTTCTGACTGGTTTTAATGATCGCATGTTCGAGACCTGGAAAAGTTGGCAGGACGACGCCTCCAAGCGTCTGTTCGACTACAGCAAGCTCGCGTTTCCACACGAGCAGTACGACCCCGAGCCGGTATTTGAGACCACCATCGCCGTGATCACTGGCGCCATCGACAATTACCGCAATGTCGAGCCGAAAGAGATCATCGATCAGCAGCGCAAACAACTCGATGCGGCCTGGACCCGCAAGAGCCGCGAGGGCCTGGGTAAGCGCTCGGCGCTGGTGCAGAAGGCGTATGACATCAAGCCAGGGACGCCGGTCTGAAACTAGACCGCAGTCACCATCCAGGCTAGAAACTCGCGAAGGCGCGTCGAAAACGTTTCGTCGCACGCGGGTTTTTTAGCCTGGGACAGGAAAAAATCCGCTTGAGGCTGCAAAGACGGGTAACGCTGGACGAATAGCTCTACATGCTCGTCCAGCGTTTGCGGCCACCTCAATTCGTGTTGCGGGCGGAGCACGTGGGTTGCACGCACGAGCTTGCGCGAAGCCTCCCGTTGCAGGCGGCACGACGCGGCATCACTGGTCGCGTTATCAATCAACGTGGCGTAGCGGGTAAGCGTCGCTTCGAAGTCTGCGTTCACCGCCTTGGCAATCGCAAGCGATGGCCGGAACGGTTCGAAGCGTTCTGTCAGGTCGTTGCCCCATAAACAACGGCAGTGATGCTTGAGCCAATAACCCCAGCTGAACCTGTTTTCCGGTGCCAGCACTTCAGTTCGCCAGCCGATATCGAAATCAATCTTTATGACTTCCGGATGCCGCGCCTCCAACGCAACGCGAACGGCCTCCAGTGTTTGCATCTCCTGCGCAGCGGGAGGATCACGCAGTACAAGCGTAAGGTCCAGGTCCGATACGCCGGGTCTGGCATCACCCCTGGCGATGCTTCCATACAGGTAAATCCCATCCAGCAAAGGCCCTGACTGCGCAAGTGAAGCGCAAGCATCGTCCAGCAATGCCTGGAACTGCGGCTGTAGTCGGACCGTGGGCGCGGGGAGGATAAAGCCGTCAGCGTCGATTCCGCCTGCAACGGTTTGTGCCATGAAGCCATCCGTGGTTTGGGTCTGTAAGTGCACTGTAACAGAGCGCTCAGCTGCTGTTTTTTGGGCGACTGCCCGTCAGTATGATTCGCACAGCCATTACCACGCCAACCAGCACCGTTGCCAAGCCCATGGCCTCCAGCACCGTTGGCAATCGAGCCTTGAACCACAATCCCAACAGTGTGGCGAACAGCGATTCCAGGGCAATCAGTTGCCCGGACAGCGCCATGGGCAGGCGCCGGGAGGCGGTGTTCCAGGCCCATGCCCCAATCACCGAAGACATCAACGCGATGCCCAGGCCCCAGGCATACAGGTTGCCGGCCAGGGAAAAGCTGAAACCCAGAGTTGGCAGCTGGAGCAAGCCGAGCATCTGCACAACGGGCAACACGCACAGCGTGCCTATTCCGGCGCCGACCATCATCAGTCCGGTCCAGGCCGTCAGTGATTGCGACAGAACCCGCTGATTCACCACGCTGAAGAACAGCCACAACGCCACCGCTCCGATGGAAAACAAAAGGCCCAGCGGCCATGAACTGCCGCTTGCGGTAGGTTGATGCAGGCTGCTGACGTTCGACAGCAAAAGTCCTACCGTCAGTAAAGCCAGGGGTGTCGACTTTCCACCAACAGCATCCGGCAATCGAAATCCAGGTGGCGACTACCACGCGCCCCCTGACCGAATTCGACGGGCACTTCGACGTCGCGCTGCAGAGCACCCGGCGTGCCAGTGGGATGCACCGGTTGGTATTCACCGCCGCAGATGAAGTGTTCCCGGTGTGCAGTCCGCACTATCTGGCTGCCGGGCAAGCGCTAAGCGTCGATGAACTGACCCAGTGCACGCTTTTACATCACCGCGCGACACCGCCTCACTTGATGGAATGGGACAGCTGGCTGCTTGCTGTTGGCCATGCATTGGAAGGCAATGCGAAGGGTGCCGTGTTCGACAGTTACCCTCTGATGCTTCAGGCCGCCGTCGAAGGGCACGGCATTGCGATGGGGTGGCAGCGCACTGCCGGCCGGCTTATTGACAACGGAACCCTGGTGCGACCCTGTGCCGAAAGTGTTGCCTTGCCGGATGCCCTGTCGGTGTTCCGGCAACAGGGCGCCGGAGACACTGCCGAAGTTCGCGCGCTGGTTGAGTGGTTGGCAGAGGAGCTTCGCTGAATACAACGCACAGTAGGACGCAGCACTCGCCGCCTGTGTCAGAATATGGCGCTTAGCCACTTAGGGAACTCAAGGATGAAAACGCTGTGTGCTGCGCTGTTGTTGATGGTTGTGTCCGGCCTGGCCCTGGCCGATAACGTGCAGGTCGGATTCCAGGAAATCGTAATTCCCGACGCAGAACACGGCAGGCCGTTGCAGGTGGCGGTGTGGTACCCGACCCATGCCGCCGGCACGCCGCAACTGATCGCCGACAATCCGGTTTTTGTCGGTGCGCCGGCCTTGAAAGACGCCGCGCCTGCCGCCGGCGAGCATCCGCTGGTGGTGATTTCCCACGGTATCTTCGGTAACTGGATCAACCAGTCGTGGCTCGCCAGTGCGTTGGCCGGGCAGGGTTATATCGTCGCCTCGCCCAACCACCCCGGCACCACCAGCAAGGACCGCACGCAGCCCGCCGCCTCCGAGCTCTGGAAGCGGCCCCTCGATATCCATCGGGTGATTGATGCCGTGATCGCCCAGCCCAAACGCTTTGGCGCGGTGGCCCCGCACAAGATCGCCGTAGTGGGGCACTCGCTCGGTGGCTGGACCGCTCTGGAAGTCGGCGGTGCCCGGTTTGATCCGCAGCGCTTTACCGAGGACTGCAAGGTGCATTCCGAGATTGCGCCGTGCAAGGCGTATGAACTGATTGAGGCCGGCCGTACCGAGCAGGCAAAGCAACGCCTGGCCGAGGACGTGAGCGACCCGCGCGTGGCGGCCATTGTTTCCCTGGACCTGGGCTTCGCCCGTGGCTTCAGTGACGACAGCCTCGCGGCGCTGCATCGGCCCACGCTGGTGATTGCGGCGGGCACGCCGTCGCCGGAGTTGCCGGCAAAACTGGAGTCGGCTGACTTGGCCAAACGCCTGCCGCAGAAGACTTCACGCTACGTGGAAATCAGCGACGCCACCCACTTCACTTTCCTGCCCATCTGCAAGCCAGGCGCGGTGGAGCGGATTGAACAGAGCGACCCCGGCGAAGGCTTCATCTGCCTGGATGCCAAGGGCGCCCGTCCCAAACCGCAGATCCAGCAGCAGGTCCTCACGTTGATCAGTGAGTTTCTGCAGCAGTCCCTGCACTAGCCTTCAGATGTCCTTGGACAACACCAGGTTCGCGCCCTTGCGGCTCAGGAACCACAGGTAGACCAGCCCGATGACTACCCAGGCAATCCCGAGTTTCTGTGCCTGCAAGCCCATGTTGAACATGATCGCGAAGGTGATGACAAACCCCAGCACTGGTGTGATCAGGTGCCGCCACACATTGCGCGACTTCATGCGCCGCCAGAAGTAGTTGATCACGGTGATGTGCAGGATCATGAAGCCGCTGAGGGCGCCGAAGTTCACCAGCGAGGTGAGGGTGTCCACGGTGTCGATGAAGAAGTAGCAGATGATCAGCGACAGCACGCCCACCAGGTAAATGCTCAGGTAGGGTGTGCTGTACTTCGGATGGACCTTCGCCAGGATTCCCGGCAGCTTGCCATCCCGGGCCATGCCGAACAGCAACCGCGAGACTGCGGCCTGTGAGGTGATGGACACCGCCACACCCCACGCCAACGCCGTGGCAATCGCCGTCAGTGACGCCAGCCAGTTGCCTCCGGCGATCGCGGCGATTTCATAAAACGCCGAGTCGGCGGACGTGAAGCCCATGCCCGCTGCAAGGTCGGTGGCCAGCCAGGTTTGCGCCACAAAGATCGCGCCCATCACCAGCAAACTGATCAACGCCGCCCGGCCCACACTGCGCCCGGCATCGCCCTTGGTTTCTTCCGCCAGCGTTGAGATTGCGTCAAAGCCCAGGAACGACAGCACCGCGATTGAAACGCCCTGCATCAGCAACCCCACGTTGAATCCACCGGGGTTATACAGCGGCGCCAGCGTCAGGTGGCCATTGCCGGCGCCACCGTGCAGGGCCTTCCAGGCACACACCAGGAAAATCCCCAGCACCACCAGTTGCGCCAGCAGGAAGACGATGTTCATGCGTGCGGTGAACGTCATGCCGCGCAGGTTGACCAGCGTGGCGCTGATCAGGAACGCCAGGATAAACACCGTTTTTGGAATCTCGGGGTACAAGTGGTTCAGCGCAATCGCCGCGTAGATGTACAGCAGCGGCGGAATCAGCAAGTAGTCGAGCAACAGCAACCAGCCGGCAATAAAACCGACACCGGGATTCAACCCGCGCTGGGCATAGGAATACACCGAGCCCGCAATCGGAAACGCCCGCGCCATGCTGCCGTAGCTCAAGGCGGTGAACAGCATCGCGACCATGCCGATGATGTAGGCCAGCGGCACCATGCCGGGCGCCTCGCTGTTCACGTAGCCATACACACCGAAGGGCGCGATGGGGATCATGAAGATCATCCCGTAGATCACCAGATCCGTGAGGGACAAGCTGCGCTTCAATTCTTGTTTATAGCCAAACTCTTCAATTGCCATGATGGGGTACTTCCGTATGAAGTAAGGCGAATGCGCAGCCGCCAAAGCGGCCGAACATGTTCTTGAACCCGGCAGGTTAAAAGACGCCCAGGCGGTTTTTTTTATAGTTGTAAGACCGGTCCAGCCAACAGCAGCAGTTACAGCAGGGGTGCCAAATAGTCGGTCCATGACTCAAGTGCTTCGGGTGTGCGCAGCAAGTCGTTGCGCACCTCAAGCAGTACCGCGTCGATGCCGCGCCGGTCGCCATGGAACGGCACCGTCATGTCGCCCAGCACATCGATTTCATAAGGTTGATTGGCCGCGACGTTCAGGCCGTGAGCGGCCAGGCCATCGAGCATGCCTTGGGCGTAGGTGGCGGCCCGGGCATACAACACACCGGCTTCCAGGCGGCGTGGCTGGCCGTGGTAAACCGGGGTGAAGCTGTGAACCGCGACGATGCGCACTTCGCGGCCCGCGGCCAGGCGGGCGTCGATCAGTTCATCCAGGCGCTGGTGAAAGGGCGTGAACAAGGTCTGCTGGCGGTACCGGCGAACGCTCTCGGGCAGCTCCCGGTTGCCCGGTACGTCGTAGATCTCACTGCGCGGCGGAATGCTGTCCGGGGCTTCCAGCGGGCGGTTGAGGTCGATCAAAAGCCGCGAATAGGCCGCCGAGATCAACGTTGCACCGAGGGCTTTTGACAGCCGCTCCGCCAGTTTCAGCGCGCCGATGTCCCAGGCGATGTGTTCCTTTGCCGCCTCGGGGCTCAACCCCAGGGCATTCAACTGATCCGGGATATAGGAGCTGGCGTGTTCGCACACCAGAATCACCGGGTGTTCGGAATCTTCCCGGCTGACCCGGTACACGGGCTTCTTGTACAGGCCGTGTTCGGCGGTTTCAGTAGAGGCGGGCATAGTGATCACACAATTCGGCAGGCGTCAGTTTCTCGGTGGAGTTGAGCTCTTCGGCTTTCAGCGCGAAGTAGGCCTCCATCATCAAGGGCGGCAGTTGTTCCAGCAGTTGCGGGTTATTGCGCAGACTGGCCAGTGCATCGGCGAGGGTGCCGGGCAGGGCGCGGATGTTGCGTGCCTGGCGTTGTGCTTCGCTCATGGACTCCGGGTCTTCATCGGAGGAACTGTCCAGCGTGAGCTTTTGCTGGATGCCGAGCCGGCCGGCGATCAGCACGGTGGCCATGCTCAGGTGCGGCGAGGCGGTTGCATCCAGCGGACGGAATTCCAGGTTGTATTGCTTGGCCGGGGACTTGCCGCCGAGGGTGATCGTCGGGCAGATCCGCAGTGACGCTTCGCGATTGCGCTGGCCGAGGTTGGCGTAGGACGCACTCCAGTGATGCGGCTTCAGACGCAGATAGGAAATCGGCGTGGGCGCGCTGAAGGCGCACAACGCCGGCAGGAATTTCAACACGCCTGCGGCCCATTGCCGGCCTGTTTCGGACAGCCCGTTGCTGCTTTGCCCGTCGTACATCACCGCATTGCCGGCCGGGTCCTGCAGGCTGATATGCAGGTGCACACCGTTGCTCACACCGTCGGCTTCCAGCTTGGGCGAGAAGCTGATATCCAGGCCCATCTGCCGGGCGATTTCCCGGGTGATCTCCCGCACATTCACCGCACGATCCGCAGCGGCCACGCCTTGAGTGGGGCGGCAGGTGACTTCGTATTGCGCCTTGCCGTATTCGGGCAAAAACATCTCCGGTTCGACACCGGCAGCTTTCAACGCACTCAACAGCCAGCCACCAAATGACGCGGCGTGATGCTGGGCCGAGAGGGAAAAGGCATGGTGCGCGTTATTCGGGTCTTTGTAGCCCAGGTTGAACTCGTGCTCGAACGCCGCCGTGACTTCAAGCCCCAGCTCGTCGCGATACCGCTGGATCTCGTTACGCAGCAGCGTGCGTGGGCAGGCGGCCCAGGGCTGGCCATCGGTCTCACAAATGTCGGCGTGAATAAAGTCCAGCGCGGGTGCAGTGGCGTCCGGGCCGTTGGGCACCTGCACGCGGGTAGTCATGTCGGGGATCAGGCGCAAATCGCCGCAGGAGCCCCACGGATTATTCTCGGCCACCCGGTCTTGCGGCGTCAGTGCGCTGTTGGCCGGTACCCAGCCCACACCGGCCTGCTGATAACTCTCAAGCTCGTCAGCGGGAAACGAGCGTCCGCGCGTCACGCCAATCAGGTCGGTGGTGACGATGGTGGTCATGGGCGTTGGCTGGATCAAGCTCACGGGCGCCACTCCTGCAAACGGTTGATCACGGTTTGAGTGTCGGTGATCCAGCAATAACCCTTGATCGCTTCCAGGCAGGCGTGATGACGCTCCGGGGTGTAGGTCGCGCAGGCGTCTTCAATCAACGTCACCAGATAGCCCCGGTCCGCCGCGTCACGCACCGCCATGTCCACGCATTGGTCGGTGACGATGCCGGCGATGATCAGGTGCCGGGTTTCCAGGTTGCGCAGCACGTAGTCGATGTTGGTGGAGTTGAAGACCCCGGACGACGTCTTGGGCAACACGATTTCATTCTCCACCGGCGTCAGCTCGTCAATCACGCCGGCCTGATAGCTGCCCTTGGGCAGATGCATGTCCGACAGCTTGTG
Proteins encoded:
- a CDS encoding nucleotidyltransferase domain-containing protein; the encoded protein is MAQTVAGGIDADGFILPAPTVRLQPQFQALLDDACASLAQSGPLLDGIYLYGSIARGDARPGVSDLDLTLVLRDPPAAQEMQTLEAVRVALEARHPEVIKIDFDIGWRTEVLAPENRFSWGYWLKHHCRCLWGNDLTERFEPFRPSLAIAKAVNADFEATLTRYATLIDNATSDAASCRLQREASRKLVRATHVLRPQHELRWPQTLDEHVELFVQRYPSLQPQADFFLSQAKKPACDETFSTRLREFLAWMVTAV
- a CDS encoding glutamine synthetase family protein encodes the protein MSLIQPTPMTTIVTTDLIGVTRGRSFPADELESYQQAGVGWVPANSALTPQDRVAENNPWGSCGDLRLIPDMTTRVQVPNGPDATAPALDFIHADICETDGQPWAACPRTLLRNEIQRYRDELGLEVTAAFEHEFNLGYKDPNNAHHAFSLSAQHHAASFGGWLLSALKAAGVEPEMFLPEYGKAQYEVTCRPTQGVAAADRAVNVREITREIARQMGLDISFSPKLEADGVSNGVHLHISLQDPAGNAVMYDGQSSNGLSETGRQWAAGVLKFLPALCAFSAPTPISYLRLKPHHWSASYANLGQRNREASLRICPTITLGGKSPAKQYNLEFRPLDATASPHLSMATVLIAGRLGIQQKLTLDSSSDEDPESMSEAQRQARNIRALPGTLADALASLRNNPQLLEQLPPLMMEAYFALKAEELNSTEKLTPAELCDHYARLY
- a CDS encoding isochorismatase family cysteine hydrolase, encoding MFTLPHHSPRDIPFTRDTTALLLVDMQRAWLDPALDPHLQGPQAAYFLNRARDTVIPNQVKLLNAVREAKQNVLHTIIESLTADGRDRSLDHKLSDMHLPKGSYQAGVIDELTPVENEIVLPKTSSGVFNSTNIDYVLRNLETRHLIIAGIVTDQCVDMAVRDAADRGYLVTLIEDACATYTPERHHACLEAIKGYCWITDTQTVINRLQEWRP
- a CDS encoding alpha/beta hydrolase family protein: MKTLCAALLLMVVSGLALADNVQVGFQEIVIPDAEHGRPLQVAVWYPTHAAGTPQLIADNPVFVGAPALKDAAPAAGEHPLVVISHGIFGNWINQSWLASALAGQGYIVASPNHPGTTSKDRTQPAASELWKRPLDIHRVIDAVIAQPKRFGAVAPHKIAVVGHSLGGWTALEVGGARFDPQRFTEDCKVHSEIAPCKAYELIEAGRTEQAKQRLAEDVSDPRVAAIVSLDLGFARGFSDDSLAALHRPTLVIAAGTPSPELPAKLESADLAKRLPQKTSRYVEISDATHFTFLPICKPGAVERIEQSDPGEGFICLDAKGARPKPQIQQQVLTLISEFLQQSLH
- a CDS encoding SDR family oxidoreductase; translated protein: MSGRNACRFYTCRTSITQGKNMTVLVTGAGTGFGFEVALRLADKGLDVIAGVEIVAQIHALEQEARRRGVSLRIEKLDVTDEGDRRKAAEWEVEVLLNNAGISEGGSTLDIPAENLRRQYEVNVIGPLMLTQLIAKKMVLKQQGKIVFMSSVAGLTADPFAGAYASSKHAVEAIAEAMSQELKEFGIEVATVNPGPFLTGFNDRMFETWKSWQDDASKRLFDYSKLAFPHEQYDPEPVFETTIAVITGAIDNYRNVEPKEIIDQQRKQLDAAWTRKSREGLGKRSALVQKAYDIKPGTPV
- a CDS encoding DHA2 family efflux MFS transporter permease subunit; this encodes MAEAILAEVPAEKPRNASLTDWIAVAAGSLGALLATLDISITNSALPQIQGQIGATGTEGTWIATGYLMSEIVMIPLAAWLTRVFGLRRFLIGTALMFTFFSMFCGLSSSLGAMIAGRIGQGFAGGAMIPTAQTIVRTRLPAHQLAIGTTMFGMTVILGPLLGPVIGGWLTENINWRWCFFINLPVSITLITLLITGLPSERMNLQQFIKADWLGILGLAMGLSSLTVVLEEGQREHWFDSQLIIWLSITMVVGFFLIAVGQVRSSTPILRLQLVLNRSFGSVLLIATAVGAGLYGTAYLVPQFLGILSGYNAQQSGSIMLLSGIPAFLLMPILPRMLGRLDLRMMVGVGLLMYWASCFLDTQLTAQSVGHDFYWSQILRGFGQILVMMPLSQLSMRSVEARDAGDAAGLYNMSRNLGGTLGLALLGVLMDRRSHFHDDRLREGIQANTQLTQDQMASDTASYLAQTGDPSTASLQSLSHLANDIAQQAAVMAYNDAFYVLGLAMLACLPLIFILKKRAAQAGQRT
- a CDS encoding CerR family C-terminal domain-containing protein, whose amino-acid sequence is MARHKPAAEGGYQRGEETRARIVEAAVGVFGERGYDGASTRDIANAAGVNAPAIQYYFDGKEGVYLACVEHLITLLWRKMAPTVEAAESALAGEGANDQALIEASLGILGAVVSTIQDSPQTTAWRAFLDRHQAGLCPESATMAFEERFKARIANVIRLLIARLSGLAVEDDRTVIHSMALFTQGLAFRVQKPKLLSALNWTEVNQKEMELVRDVVLTQARFTLEGLVRHRDRR
- a CDS encoding LysE family translocator, translated to MSIADNLLAFTFAATLLTLTPGLDTALVLRTATVEGKQQALRATLGINAGCLLWGAAVAFGLGALIAVSEVAFNVLKYCGAAYLAWLGLNMLVRPRRSLASVEADGKPGANWFLKGMLGNVLNPKIGIFYVSFLPQFIPQGHSMVGWTFGLVSIHVVISLIWALVLIGATQPLAGVLRREKVIQWMDRTTGLIFVLFAARLAFSKR
- a CDS encoding HlyD family secretion protein gives rise to the protein MSAAPPSSQVIPETTVNGQRGKARRILLSLAGVALLAGLAWGAWWWLAGRFIETTDDAYLQADSISVAPKINGYVADVLVADNQNVKRGDVLVRLDARKYQAVSDEASATIAAREADFAKAQADLVQQDSTIAEARAQLQGAQADAQHAQTEVARYAPLARSGAEPEERLAQLNNQLAQARSTVAAKQAALRSSQTRYGTLEAQLKQAQAQLGVAKASEAQSQLDVDDAVIRSPLDGRVADRGVRVGQYVQPGTRLLTVVPVSAIYLTANYKETQIGEMRAGQTVTVHVDALPGHDIQGHIDSLSPGTGAQFALLPPSNATGNFTKIVQRVPVRISLDLPDDDIRQALVPGLSATVEVDTRTHKADADHG
- a CDS encoding APC family permease translates to MAIEEFGYKQELKRSLSLTDLVIYGMIFMIPIAPFGVYGYVNSEAPGMVPLAYIIGMVAMLFTALSYGSMARAFPIAGSVYSYAQRGLNPGVGFIAGWLLLLDYLLIPPLLYIYAAIALNHLYPEIPKTVFILAFLISATLVNLRGMTFTARMNIVFLLAQLVVLGIFLVCAWKALHGGAGNGHLTLAPLYNPGGFNVGLLMQGVSIAVLSFLGFDAISTLAEETKGDAGRSVGRAALISLLVMGAIFVAQTWLATDLAAGMGFTSADSAFYEIAAIAGGNWLASLTAIATALAWGVAVSITSQAAVSRLLFGMARDGKLPGILAKVHPKYSTPYLSIYLVGVLSLIICYFFIDTVDTLTSLVNFGALSGFMILHITVINYFWRRMKSRNVWRHLITPVLGFVITFAIMFNMGLQAQKLGIAWVVIGLVYLWFLSRKGANLVLSKDI
- a CDS encoding N-formylglutamate amidohydrolase, giving the protein MPASTETAEHGLYKKPVYRVSREDSEHPVILVCEHASSYIPDQLNALGLSPEAAKEHIAWDIGALKLAERLSKALGATLISAAYSRLLIDLNRPLEAPDSIPPRSEIYDVPGNRELPESVRRYRQQTLFTPFHQRLDELIDARLAAGREVRIVAVHSFTPVYHGQPRRLEAGVLYARAATYAQGMLDGLAAHGLNVAANQPYEIDVLGDMTVPFHGDRRGIDAVLLEVRNDLLRTPEALESWTDYLAPLL